One genomic region from Phycisphaerae bacterium encodes:
- a CDS encoding peptidylprolyl isomerase, whose amino-acid sequence MRYISSAIMLLACSAAAFAANDKHPRVKMQTTLGDIVIELDAEKAPISVENFLKYVKSGYYEGTIFHRVIPTFMIQGGGFDAEMNPKSSGLMPPIKNEWQNGLKNVRGTIAMARQGGNADSATSQFFINVVDNEFLDKPQPDGAAYAVFGKVVDGMDVVDKIRNTDTRVHPKYPGGKVVPVEPVVIQKVTLLKDDKKDSDEAGSDKPSNDE is encoded by the coding sequence ATGCGATATATATCCAGTGCAATCATGCTGTTGGCTTGTTCAGCGGCAGCGTTCGCGGCGAATGACAAGCATCCCCGCGTGAAAATGCAGACCACGCTCGGCGACATCGTCATCGAGCTTGATGCCGAGAAGGCGCCAATTTCCGTAGAGAATTTCTTGAAGTACGTCAAATCGGGATACTACGAGGGAACCATCTTCCATCGCGTCATTCCCACCTTCATGATCCAGGGGGGCGGATTCGATGCGGAGATGAACCCCAAGTCTTCCGGTCTCATGCCGCCCATCAAGAACGAGTGGCAGAACGGATTGAAGAACGTTCGTGGGACGATTGCCATGGCCCGCCAGGGGGGCAATGCCGACTCCGCGACGTCGCAGTTTTTCATCAACGTGGTGGACAACGAATTCCTCGACAAGCCCCAGCCGGACGGCGCCGCCTACGCGGTCTTTGGCAAGGTCGTTGACGGCATGGACGTGGTGGACAAGATCAGGAACACGGACACCCGGGTCCATCCCAAGTATCCGGGAGGCAAGGTCGTTCCCGTGGAGCCTGTCGTTATCCAGAAGGTCACGCTGCTCAAGGACGACAAGAAGGACTCCGACGAAGCCGGTTCCGACAAGCCGTCCAACGACGAATAG
- a CDS encoding FIST C-terminal domain-containing protein, producing MTIRFASSVTTAARADRAVDEILRPIDSRVTPGMVDLALLFVTPHFEDDLPEIVDRVLSTLPSAVLLGCTAEGTIGFDQEVERTPSLSLLAASLPEVSVRPFHIRQNQLESARTEFDWEPLVGVSPESGATFISLADPFRVDVAEFIEQINQFFPGSPVVGGIASGGHAPGENRLIVAGELVEEGIVGVTLSGRLDVSTVVSQGCRPIGRPFVITKGERNVIQQLGGRPALEQLHDVIVQLPKEDDELARQALFLGRVIDERKAAFGRGDFLIQNILGADRASGALGIAGHAKVGATVQFHVRDAASADEDLRAMLATEKEREVAGAMLFSCNGRGTNMWPKAGHDVGVLRELLGPVPVAGFFCGGEFGPVGQRNFIHGFTASIALFRERNA from the coding sequence ATGACCATCCGTTTCGCATCCTCCGTGACGACCGCCGCCCGGGCCGACCGGGCGGTGGATGAGATCCTGCGCCCGATCGATTCGCGCGTCACGCCGGGCATGGTCGACCTGGCCCTGCTGTTTGTCACACCCCATTTCGAGGACGACCTTCCAGAGATCGTTGACCGGGTCCTGTCGACACTCCCGAGTGCGGTTCTGCTGGGGTGCACGGCCGAGGGCACGATCGGTTTCGACCAGGAGGTCGAGCGGACGCCGTCCCTGTCGCTTCTCGCGGCCTCTTTGCCGGAGGTTTCCGTCCGCCCGTTTCATATCCGCCAAAACCAGCTCGAGTCGGCGCGAACCGAATTCGACTGGGAACCTCTCGTCGGAGTCTCTCCCGAGAGCGGGGCGACGTTCATCTCCCTGGCCGACCCGTTTCGCGTGGACGTCGCCGAGTTCATTGAGCAGATCAACCAGTTCTTTCCGGGTTCTCCCGTGGTCGGCGGGATCGCCAGCGGAGGCCACGCTCCGGGCGAGAATCGCCTGATCGTCGCCGGGGAGCTGGTCGAGGAGGGCATCGTCGGCGTAACACTCTCCGGGCGCCTCGATGTGTCCACCGTGGTCTCGCAGGGATGCCGCCCGATCGGCCGGCCCTTCGTGATCACCAAGGGCGAGCGCAATGTGATTCAGCAATTGGGCGGCCGACCGGCACTGGAACAACTGCACGATGTCATCGTCCAACTGCCCAAGGAGGACGACGAGCTGGCCCGGCAGGCGCTCTTCCTCGGCCGCGTGATTGACGAGCGCAAGGCCGCGTTCGGGCGGGGCGACTTCCTCATCCAGAACATCCTCGGGGCCGATCGCGCAAGCGGCGCCCTGGGAATCGCCGGACATGCCAAAGTGGGCGCGACGGTGCAGTTCCACGTGCGCGACGCGGCCAGCGCCGACGAAGACCTGCGGGCGATGCTCGCGACGGAAAAGGAGCGCGAAGTCGCCGGGGCGATGCTCTTCTCCTGCAACGGACGGGGAACAAACATGTGGCCCAAAGCCGGTCACGACGTGGGCGTTCTCCGCGAGCTGCTCGGACCCGTGCCGGTCGCGGGGTTCTTCTGCGGAGGGGAATTCGGACCCGTCGGACAGCGGAACTTCATTCACGGTTTTACCGCCAGCATCGCCCTGTTCCGAGAGCGCAATGCCTAG
- a CDS encoding peptidylprolyl isomerase → MTLNAVIKTNRGEIHLELFPDEAPATVASFANLARRGYYDGLTFHRVIDDFMIQGGDPTGTGAGGPGYQFEDEFTPKHKHDGPGVLSMANAGPKTNGSQFFITHVETPWLDGKHTVFGRVTDGQDVVNAVRQGDVMESVRVEGDTAALFESQKKRLAEWNRALDRKFPEKSAKS, encoded by the coding sequence CTGACATTGAATGCCGTTATCAAGACCAATCGCGGAGAGATCCACCTCGAACTCTTCCCTGACGAAGCGCCGGCGACCGTCGCCAGCTTCGCGAACCTGGCGCGGCGGGGATACTACGACGGGTTGACCTTTCATCGCGTCATCGACGATTTCATGATCCAGGGCGGTGATCCCACGGGCACGGGCGCCGGTGGTCCCGGCTACCAGTTCGAGGACGAGTTCACTCCCAAGCACAAGCATGACGGTCCCGGCGTGCTCTCCATGGCCAATGCCGGGCCGAAAACCAACGGCAGCCAGTTCTTCATCACGCATGTCGAGACTCCCTGGCTGGATGGAAAGCACACCGTGTTCGGCCGGGTTACGGACGGGCAGGATGTGGTGAACGCCGTCCGACAGGGTGATGTCATGGAATCGGTACGGGTCGAGGGTGACACGGCCGCGCTCTTCGAATCGCAGAAGAAGAGGCTGGCGGAATGGAACCGGGCGCTGGATCGCAAGTTTCCTGAGAAATCGGCCAAGAGCTAG
- a CDS encoding MFS transporter: MLLRNRNFVLLWSAYAVSSMGDHLSEMAILATQHALDADVKVTAMYARMTFLFFLPFLLFAPIAGWLADQLPRRGLMIFADLSRCAIVFFLAQLIHWMEPWGSWGPFLPLLFVGIFAAVFSPARSALLPTIIHPNQLVRANGLLGGVGIIATMAASIIGGYLAQQKHIELAFRLDAATFVASALLLAFLRPPKAVPHLHETPSERSSLSDLLAGFRYAWIHRHVIELILVAALVWGCAGVVNSVIPAIVRDVYDGTYQSIGVYRALVGAGFIGGALVMVTIGQAARSEVAMEWSLLFGGIGAAVFAASVFLPFEPATLAWIGAVGIIAASLGAAATMASFNALLQRTVADRFRGRVFGVKDVSTVVALLLGTGLLGIPNWRDVDRWVGWILVGVAMLLFAAGVAGMWIRLRRSPLGPGWQLAENLNEFICKFYWRLERLGRPTVPRTGAAIVTSNHVTAGDPMLLCAAAPYRPLSFILAAEYANWPIVGFFVRKLECIPVRRDGADSSGMRQALRHLRAGRAIGVFTEGGIPEPDELRRPRDGVAMMALKTGAPVIPAFISGTKWRREVIPSLLARHRAKVRFGKPVDLSEFGGADATREQIRAASARIFEAIWELAPEEDRLRRERMIQEAAKKSLHEIDHSTEGSSNDEQP, translated from the coding sequence GTGTTGTTACGCAACCGAAACTTCGTGTTGCTGTGGTCGGCCTATGCCGTCAGCTCCATGGGCGACCACCTTTCGGAGATGGCCATTCTCGCCACGCAGCACGCGCTGGATGCGGATGTCAAGGTCACGGCGATGTACGCCCGCATGACCTTTCTTTTCTTTCTGCCCTTTCTCCTTTTCGCCCCCATCGCAGGCTGGCTGGCGGATCAACTGCCGCGTCGCGGATTGATGATCTTTGCCGATCTGTCGCGCTGCGCGATCGTCTTCTTTCTTGCCCAACTCATCCATTGGATGGAACCCTGGGGATCATGGGGACCTTTCCTTCCGCTCCTGTTCGTGGGGATATTCGCCGCGGTATTCTCTCCGGCGCGATCAGCGCTGCTGCCGACGATCATTCATCCCAATCAACTCGTCCGAGCCAACGGGTTGCTCGGAGGCGTGGGCATCATCGCCACGATGGCCGCATCGATCATCGGCGGTTACCTGGCGCAACAGAAGCACATCGAGCTGGCGTTTCGTCTGGACGCAGCCACGTTCGTCGCGAGCGCCTTGTTGCTCGCTTTTCTCCGGCCGCCGAAAGCCGTACCCCATCTGCATGAAACACCTTCAGAAAGATCCTCGCTGTCTGATCTTCTCGCCGGATTCCGTTACGCGTGGATTCACCGGCATGTCATTGAACTCATCCTTGTCGCGGCGCTGGTCTGGGGATGCGCCGGTGTGGTCAACAGCGTGATCCCCGCTATCGTGCGCGATGTCTACGATGGCACGTACCAGTCCATCGGTGTTTATCGCGCGCTGGTCGGCGCGGGATTCATCGGCGGCGCCCTGGTGATGGTGACCATCGGCCAGGCCGCCCGCAGCGAAGTGGCCATGGAGTGGAGCTTGCTGTTCGGCGGCATCGGCGCGGCCGTGTTCGCCGCATCCGTCTTTCTTCCGTTTGAACCCGCAACGCTGGCGTGGATCGGCGCCGTGGGCATCATCGCCGCGTCACTGGGCGCGGCCGCGACCATGGCGAGCTTTAACGCCCTCCTGCAACGTACCGTGGCCGATCGCTTCCGCGGGCGTGTTTTCGGCGTGAAAGATGTTTCCACCGTCGTCGCACTCCTCCTCGGAACGGGATTGCTCGGCATTCCGAACTGGAGAGATGTCGATCGGTGGGTGGGCTGGATTCTGGTCGGCGTGGCGATGTTGCTTTTCGCGGCCGGCGTTGCGGGCATGTGGATTCGGTTGCGGCGAAGCCCGCTCGGTCCCGGGTGGCAACTGGCTGAGAATCTGAACGAATTCATCTGCAAGTTCTACTGGCGGCTGGAACGACTCGGCCGGCCCACCGTGCCGCGAACCGGGGCGGCCATCGTCACCTCGAATCACGTCACCGCGGGTGACCCGATGCTGCTTTGCGCGGCCGCGCCCTATCGTCCGCTGTCATTTATTCTCGCCGCTGAATATGCCAACTGGCCGATCGTGGGGTTCTTTGTCCGCAAGCTCGAGTGTATTCCCGTACGTCGTGACGGAGCGGATTCGTCGGGCATGCGGCAGGCACTTCGCCACCTCCGGGCGGGCAGGGCCATCGGCGTGTTCACCGAGGGTGGCATTCCCGAGCCGGATGAACTGCGCCGGCCGCGCGACGGGGTGGCCATGATGGCACTCAAGACCGGTGCGCCGGTCATTCCCGCATTCATCAGCGGGACAAAATGGCGCAGGGAAGTCATACCCTCGCTCCTGGCCCGACACCGGGCGAAGGTCCGCTTCGGCAAACCGGTGGACCTTTCCGAATTCGGCGGAGCCGACGCCACGCGTGAGCAGATTCGCGCCGCCAGCGCCCGTATCTTCGAAGCCATCTGGGAATTGGCCCCGGAGGAGGACCGCCTCCGCCGCGAGCGTATGATCCAGGAAGCCGCGAAAAAATCGCTGCACGAGATCGACCACAGCACGGAAGGGAGTTCAAACGATGAGCAGCCATGA
- a CDS encoding glucose-6-phosphate isomerase → MSSHDPIQLWKRYCRHLCHRPDIGLRLDVSRMHFDDAYLDQMRSRMESALQAMQSLEAGAKANIDEDRMVGHYWLRAPDLAPDDEIRAEIEKNVRAIKNFAQQIHSGSIAPQQGDGFYVVLVVGIGGSALGPQFVADALGTTNDPMIIRFVDNTDPDGIDRTLAELDENLAQTLTIVISKSGGTVETRNGMLEVAAAYHKAKLDFARHAVAVTMEGSRLHKQAIDERWLHIFPMWDWVGGRTSELSAVGLLPAALQGIDIDEMLEGARLCDIATREPRIGNNPAAMMALMWYDAVKNRSKRNMIVLPYRDRLLLLSRYLQQLIMESLGKRYDRGGKEVCEGLTVLGNKGTTDQHALVQQLQEGTNDFFATLIGVSRDREGKSMPLGEEATAGDFLHGFLLGTRAALFEGGRESMTISADELNARTVGVLIALFERAVGLYAELININAYHQPGVEMGKKAAGGTIRLQKEVLGYLGQHRGEAQTVEQIAAAIGHADAAETVFHILEHAAANVDHGVSREAGESPFAAKYRM, encoded by the coding sequence ATGAGCAGCCATGATCCGATCCAACTCTGGAAGCGGTACTGCCGACACCTGTGCCACCGTCCTGACATCGGTCTGCGTCTGGACGTGAGCCGGATGCACTTCGACGACGCCTATCTCGACCAGATGCGTTCGCGGATGGAATCGGCACTTCAGGCCATGCAATCGCTCGAAGCGGGCGCCAAGGCCAACATCGACGAGGACCGCATGGTGGGGCATTACTGGCTGCGCGCTCCGGACCTGGCGCCCGACGACGAGATCCGCGCCGAGATCGAGAAGAACGTGCGCGCGATCAAGAACTTCGCCCAGCAAATCCACAGCGGGTCCATCGCTCCGCAGCAGGGCGACGGATTTTACGTCGTGCTGGTCGTGGGCATCGGCGGGTCGGCGCTGGGGCCGCAGTTCGTCGCCGACGCACTCGGCACGACCAACGATCCCATGATCATCCGCTTCGTGGACAACACCGACCCCGACGGCATCGATCGCACGCTGGCCGAGCTCGATGAGAATCTCGCCCAGACGCTGACGATCGTGATTTCCAAATCGGGCGGGACGGTCGAAACGCGCAACGGCATGCTCGAAGTTGCCGCGGCCTACCACAAGGCCAAGCTCGACTTCGCCCGCCACGCCGTCGCGGTGACGATGGAAGGGAGCCGCCTTCATAAGCAGGCCATTGACGAGCGCTGGCTGCACATCTTCCCCATGTGGGATTGGGTCGGGGGGCGGACGAGCGAACTGTCGGCCGTGGGACTTTTGCCGGCGGCGCTGCAAGGCATCGACATCGACGAAATGCTCGAAGGGGCGCGGCTCTGCGACATCGCCACTCGCGAGCCGCGCATCGGCAACAACCCGGCCGCGATGATGGCGCTCATGTGGTACGACGCGGTGAAGAACCGAAGCAAGCGGAACATGATCGTGCTGCCCTACCGCGATCGCCTGCTGCTGCTGAGCCGCTACCTCCAGCAACTCATCATGGAATCGCTGGGGAAGCGCTACGACCGCGGCGGCAAGGAAGTCTGCGAGGGGCTCACCGTGCTGGGCAACAAGGGCACGACCGATCAGCACGCCTTGGTCCAGCAGCTTCAGGAAGGCACCAACGACTTCTTCGCCACGCTCATCGGCGTTTCGCGCGATCGCGAGGGGAAGTCGATGCCGCTGGGCGAGGAGGCAACGGCCGGGGACTTCCTGCACGGGTTCCTGCTGGGCACACGGGCGGCGCTGTTCGAGGGCGGGCGGGAGTCGATGACGATTTCGGCCGACGAACTCAACGCCCGCACGGTGGGCGTGCTGATCGCCCTTTTCGAGCGGGCCGTGGGACTTTACGCCGAGCTCATCAACATCAACGCCTACCATCAGCCCGGCGTCGAGATGGGCAAGAAGGCGGCCGGTGGAACAATCCGCCTTCAGAAGGAAGTGCTCGGATACCTGGGGCAGCATCGCGGCGAGGCGCAGACGGTCGAGCAGATTGCGGCGGCGATCGGCCACGCGGACGCCGCCGAAACGGTCTTTCACATCCTCGAACACGCCGCAGCGAACGTGGATCACGGCGTGTCGCGCGAGGCGGGGGAAAGTCCGTTCGCGGCGAAGTACAGGATGTAG
- a CDS encoding peptidylprolyl isomerase codes for MNRWIAVGCMAALSLAGCKSPQPRGGYEDSHSAAAGRTTTRPAGEVVNPRLAFDTTLGMFVVELDADKAPETTRNFMQYVLADYYDGLIFHRVLPGTLIQSGRFTPDFATRKEGLREGIDPEYFNGLLNERGMIAMIRSPLMAKSTKAEFFINVRNNYLLDDPEGGQYVAFGRVVEGMENVDKIAQVQVVANPKFAAGQLKEVPIEPVVIHDVRLVSEFNAVALDRLIEVRREEARRREQEAIEEQQRRLAETADALRSECTEPMETTESGVQYCVVRHGAGAIPIEGDQVLLNFRGRLPDGSVLNDTFADPNPPRKRLSELIPGLREVVMQMREGSRYNAIIPPEQAFGAEGVPGRIPSNATILFEVELLEILPR; via the coding sequence ATGAACCGATGGATTGCTGTCGGGTGTATGGCGGCGCTGAGTCTTGCGGGCTGCAAGTCTCCGCAACCGCGTGGAGGCTACGAGGATTCCCATTCCGCTGCCGCCGGACGAACGACCACGCGGCCTGCCGGGGAAGTGGTCAATCCCCGTTTGGCGTTCGATACGACGCTCGGCATGTTTGTGGTCGAGCTCGACGCGGACAAGGCCCCCGAGACGACGCGGAACTTCATGCAGTACGTCTTGGCCGACTACTATGACGGACTGATCTTCCATCGCGTCCTGCCGGGCACGCTGATCCAGAGCGGACGGTTCACGCCCGATTTCGCCACGCGAAAGGAAGGCCTGCGCGAGGGCATCGATCCGGAATACTTCAACGGTCTGCTGAATGAACGCGGCATGATCGCGATGATCCGTTCTCCGTTGATGGCGAAATCGACCAAGGCCGAGTTCTTCATCAACGTCCGGAACAACTACCTGCTCGATGATCCCGAGGGCGGGCAATATGTCGCCTTCGGGCGGGTGGTCGAAGGCATGGAGAACGTGGACAAGATCGCCCAGGTGCAGGTGGTGGCCAATCCCAAGTTCGCCGCGGGCCAGTTGAAGGAAGTGCCCATCGAGCCCGTCGTGATTCACGACGTCCGCCTCGTTTCCGAATTCAACGCGGTTGCGCTCGATCGGCTGATCGAGGTGCGTCGTGAGGAAGCCCGCCGGCGCGAGCAGGAAGCGATTGAAGAGCAGCAGCGCCGACTTGCCGAGACCGCCGATGCCCTGCGAAGCGAGTGCACGGAGCCCATGGAGACGACGGAGAGCGGCGTCCAGTACTGCGTCGTTCGCCATGGGGCGGGGGCGATCCCCATCGAGGGCGACCAGGTTCTCCTGAACTTCCGCGGGCGACTTCCTGACGGGTCCGTCTTGAACGATACGTTTGCTGACCCGAACCCGCCGCGCAAGCGCCTTTCCGAGCTCATTCCCGGTCTGCGCGAGGTGGTCATGCAGATGCGCGAAGGGAGCCGCTACAACGCTATCATTCCGCCGGAGCAGGCCTTCGGTGCGGAAGGCGTCCCGGGCAGGATACCGTCCAACGCCACGATCCTGTTCGAGGTGGAACTGCTGGAGATTCTGCCCCGATAA
- a CDS encoding FKBP-type peptidyl-prolyl cis-trans isomerase, whose protein sequence is MKEVTTDSGLKYWDIKVGEGASPKATDKVTVHYSGWLKDGTLFDSSVKRGRPATFPLNGVIKGWTEGLQTMKVGGIRRLEIPYDLAYGESGRPPTIPPKSDLIFEVELLDIFVPPPPPTQRSIEGIEPVVLDGGLKYWDIKAGDGESPASPSAMVTVHYSGWLKDGTLFDSSITRGQPATFPLNRVISGWTKGLADMKVGGVRRLEIPYSMAYGESGRPPTIPPKSDLIFEVELLGVSGG, encoded by the coding sequence TTGAAAGAAGTAACAACCGACTCCGGGTTGAAGTACTGGGATATCAAGGTGGGCGAAGGGGCCTCTCCCAAGGCCACGGACAAGGTCACCGTGCACTACTCCGGCTGGTTGAAGGACGGCACGCTGTTCGACAGCAGCGTGAAGCGCGGCCGGCCGGCGACCTTCCCCCTCAATGGCGTCATCAAGGGATGGACGGAGGGGCTTCAGACCATGAAGGTCGGTGGCATCCGCCGGCTCGAAATACCGTATGACCTGGCCTACGGAGAGTCCGGGCGCCCGCCGACCATTCCGCCCAAGTCCGACCTGATCTTCGAGGTCGAACTGCTCGACATTTTTGTCCCGCCCCCGCCTCCCACGCAGCGCTCCATTGAGGGGATCGAGCCCGTGGTACTGGACGGCGGACTGAAATATTGGGACATCAAGGCCGGTGACGGCGAGTCGCCGGCGTCGCCGTCCGCCATGGTGACGGTTCACTATTCGGGCTGGCTCAAGGACGGCACGCTGTTCGACAGCTCGATCACGCGCGGCCAGCCTGCGACCTTCCCGCTCAACCGGGTGATCAGCGGTTGGACGAAGGGTCTGGCGGACATGAAGGTCGGCGGAGTGCGCCGTCTGGAAATCCCGTATTCCATGGCCTACGGAGAGTCCGGCCGGCCGCCGACGATTCCGCCCAAGTCCGACCTGATCTTCGAGGTCGAGCTTCTCGGCGTGAGCGGCGGTTGA
- a CDS encoding single-stranded DNA-binding protein yields the protein MPSSRRDADPADDLLKIADRLCRRLGRLSFESPVSHVYNPLIYARSAYEQYLRRFATGGGGVVLLGMNPGPWGMAQTGVPFGEVHAVRDWLGINAEIGHPRSEHPRRKVEGFACGRSEVSGERFWGWARRRFRNPERFFKNFFVANYCPLLFLEASGRNLTPDRLPAREREPLLEACDDALRQSVEVLAPKRVIGIGGFAEKRARVALVNSRVQIGSILHPSPASPAANRGWVETIERQLADMGVL from the coding sequence ATGCCTAGTTCCCGACGGGACGCCGATCCGGCTGACGATCTGCTGAAGATTGCCGACCGGCTTTGCCGGAGGCTCGGCCGCCTTTCCTTTGAGTCCCCCGTTTCACACGTATACAACCCGCTGATCTATGCCCGCTCCGCGTACGAGCAATACCTTCGCCGCTTCGCAACGGGCGGCGGGGGCGTCGTCCTGTTGGGCATGAACCCCGGCCCGTGGGGCATGGCCCAGACCGGCGTGCCCTTTGGCGAAGTCCATGCCGTCCGCGATTGGCTGGGAATCAATGCGGAGATTGGCCACCCGAGAAGCGAGCATCCCAGGCGAAAGGTCGAAGGCTTCGCGTGCGGGCGCAGTGAAGTCAGCGGCGAGCGTTTTTGGGGCTGGGCTCGGAGGCGGTTCAGGAATCCGGAACGGTTCTTCAAGAACTTCTTCGTGGCCAACTACTGCCCGCTGCTCTTCCTGGAGGCGTCCGGACGGAATCTGACTCCCGATCGACTGCCGGCCCGAGAGCGCGAACCGCTGCTGGAAGCTTGCGACGACGCACTTCGCCAAAGCGTCGAGGTGCTGGCGCCGAAGCGTGTGATCGGCATCGGGGGCTTTGCCGAGAAGCGAGCCAGAGTCGCCCTCGTCAACAGCAGGGTGCAGATCGGCTCAATCCTCCATCCCAGCCCGGCCAGCCCCGCGGCGAATCGCGGCTGGGTAGAGACGATCGAACGGCAACTGGCGGACATGGGTGTGCTGTAA
- the queD gene encoding 6-carboxytetrahydropterin synthase QueD → MEASTRVRLVREFTFEAAHRLPNVPPDHKCFRLHGHSFKVELVCEGDIDPETGWLVDFGKLKQLFQPLLDRLDHHYLNEIEGLENPTSEILARWIWTRLKPGLPVLAQVNVAETCNARCEYRG, encoded by the coding sequence ATGGAGGCGAGCACGAGAGTTCGGCTGGTGCGCGAGTTTACGTTTGAGGCGGCCCACCGCCTCCCCAACGTTCCGCCCGACCACAAGTGCTTTCGACTCCACGGACACAGCTTCAAAGTGGAGCTCGTTTGCGAGGGGGATATTGATCCGGAAACGGGGTGGCTGGTTGACTTCGGTAAACTGAAACAGTTGTTTCAACCGCTCCTCGACCGGCTCGATCACCATTACCTCAACGAGATTGAAGGGCTGGAGAACCCGACTTCGGAAATTCTGGCGCGGTGGATCTGGACGCGGCTCAAGCCCGGCCTGCCTGTCCTCGCCCAGGTGAATGTGGCGGAAACGTGCAACGCCCGATGTGAATACCGCGGCTGA